A genome region from Hevea brasiliensis isolate MT/VB/25A 57/8 chromosome 9, ASM3005281v1, whole genome shotgun sequence includes the following:
- the LOC110670438 gene encoding exportin-2 → MEINPEFLSQCFLHTLSPAPEPRRAAEAKLTEAADSPNYALAVLRLVAEPSVDEQIRHAAAVNFKNHLRSRWAPSAESSFSPILDAEKGQIKSLIVSLMLSSPPRIQSQLSESLSLIGKHDFPKSWPSLLPELISNLHAASGNSDYVSVNGVLGTANSIFKKFRYQYKTNDLLLELKYCLDNFAAPLLEIFLRTAALIDSTVSSGGGSPVTLKALFESQRLCCRIFYSLNFQELPEFFEDNMDKWMNEFKKYLTTSYPALDSSADGIAVVDDLRAAVCENISLYMEKNEEEFKGYVEGFALSIWTLLGSVSQSSSRDRLAVTAIKFLTTVSTSVQHILFANDGVIPQICQSIVIPNVRLRDEDEELFEMNYIEFIRRDMEGSDLDTRRRIACELLKGIATNYRTRVTELVAVQIQNLLTSYAANAAANWKDKDCAIYLVVSLASKKAGGTSVSTDLVDVENFFAQVILPELRSQDVNGFPMLKAGALKFFTVFRSLIPKPVAVQLFPDLVRFLGAESNVVHSYAASCIEKLMLVKDDGGRPRYNSADITPFLQGLMSNLFNALKFPESEENQYVMKCIMRVLGVAEVSPEIAAPCIAGLTSILNEVCKNPKNPIFNHYLFESVAVLVRRACERDISLIPAFETSLFPSLQIILANDVTEFLPYAFQLLAQLVELSRPPISPNYMQIFTLLLSPDSWKRNSNVPALVRLLQAFLQKASHELNQEGRLSQVLGIFNRLVSSPSTDEQGFYVLNTVIENLDYGVIAPYMVHIWNALFTRLQNKRTVKFVKSLLIFMSLFLVKHSSANLVDTMNAVQPNIFMVILEQFWIPNLKLITGPIEVKLAAVASSRLICESPSLLDAAAIRHWGKMLDSVVTLLSRPEEDRVEDEPEMPDIAENVGYTATFVNLYNAGKKEEDPLKDIKDPKQFLVASLANLSAHSPGNYPQIISENLEPANQAALLQLCTTYNCPIV, encoded by the coding sequence ATGGAAATTAATCCAGAGTTCCTCTCCCAATGTTTTCTTCATACACTCTCTCCAGCACCGGAGCCACGCCGCGCCGCTGAAGCCAAACTCACAGAAGCTGCTGACAGCCCAAATTATGCCCTCGCCGTTCTCCGCTTAGTCGCGGAACCCTCCGTCGATGAGCAGATCCGTCACGCTGCTGCCGTCAACTTTAAGAACCATCTCCGCTCACGATGGGCCCCATCAGCGGAGTCTTCCTTCTCTCCTATACTCGATGCCGAGAAAGGTCAGATCAAAAGCCTAATCGTTAGTCTCATGCTATCCTCGCCTCCTCGCATTCAGTCACAGCTCAGCGAATCGCTTTCTCTCATTGGCAAACACGATTTCCCCAAATCATGGCCTTCTTTGCTTCCGGAGCTAATATCCAACCTCCATGCAGCCTCCGGCAATAGTGATTACGTCTCCGTTAATGGTGTCCTAGGTACGGCAAACTCTATCTTCAAAAAATTCCGTTATCAGTACAAAACTAATGATCTCTTACTTGAATTGAAATATTGCCTGGATAATTTTGCCGCCCCATTATTAGAAATTTTCCTTAGGACCGCTGCTTTAATTGACTCAACGGTTAGCTCAGGTGGTGGCTCCCCTGTAACCCTGAAGGCGTTGTTTGAGTCCCAGAGGTTATGTTGTAGGATATTTTACTCACTGAATTTTCAAGAGCTGCCAGAATTCTTTGAGGATAATATGGACAAGTGGATGAATgagtttaaaaaatatttaaccaCTAGTTATCCTGCACTGGATAGCAGTGCAGACGGAATAGCAGTTGTTGACGACCTTAGGGCTGCAGTATGTGAGAATATTAGTCTTTACATGGAGAAGAATGAGGAGGAGTTTAAGGGATATGTGGAAGGTTTTGCACTTTCTATTTGGACTTTGTTAGGCAGTGTATCCCAGTCTTCCAGCCGTGATAGGTTAGCTGTTACAGCAATTAAGTTTTTGACTACCGTGAGTACTAGTGTCCAACACATTCTGTTCGCAAATGATGGGGTCATCCCACAGATTTGTCAAAGTATTGTGATTCCTAATGTGCGGTTGAGGGATGAGGATGAGGAGCTCTTTGAGATGAACTACATTGAGTTCATTAGGAGGGATATGGAGGGGAGTGATCTTGATACTAGGAGGAGGATTGCATGTGAATTGCTTAAGGGGATTGCAACAAATTATAGGACACGGGTAACTGAATTGGTTGCTGTTCAGATACAGAATTTGTTGACCTCATATGCGGCAAACGCTGCAGCAAATTGGAAGGACAAGGACTGTGCAATATATTTGGTTGTTTCCCTTGCATCTAAGAAGGCTGGGGGCACATCCGTTTCAACTGATCTTGTTGATGTTGAGAACTTTTTTGCACAAGTGATATTGCCTGAGTTGCGGAGTCAGGATGTAAATGGGTTTCCAATGCTTAAGGCTGGTGCTCTCAAGTTCTTTACGGTATTTAGGAGTTTGATACCAAAGCCTGTGGCAGTTCAGTTGTTCCCAGATTTGGTCCGGTTCCTTGGTGCTGAGTCTAATGTAGTTCATTCTTATGCTGCAAGTTGTATAGAGAAACTCATGCTGGTCAAGGATGATGGAGGACGGCCGCGGTACAATTCAGCAGATATTACTCCATTTTTACAAGGTCTAATGAGTAACCTCTTCAATGCCCTGAAGTTTCCAGAGTCTGAGGAGAATCAATATGTAATGAAGTGTATCATGCGGGTTCTAGGAGTGGCAGAAGTATCCCCTGAGATTGCTGCACCTTGCATTGCTGGATTGACCTCAATCCTAAATGAGGTTTGCAAAAATCCAAAGAATCCTATATTCAACCATTATCTCTTTGAATCAGTGGCTGTTCTTGTTAGGCGTGCATGTGAGAGGGACATCTCTCTCATCCCAGCCTTTGAAACAAGCCTGTTTCCCAGCCTTCAGATCATTTTGGCAAATGATGTCACTGAGTTCTTGCCTTATGCGTTCCAGCTCTTGGCTCAACTTGTTGAATTGAGTAGACCCCCAATCTCACCCAATTACATGCAGATTTTTACTCTTCTACTGTCTCCTGATTCATGGAAGAGAAATTCAAATGTTCCGGCCCTTGTGCGCCTACTTCAAGCTTTCCTTCAGAAAGCCTCACATGAGCTCAACCAAGAGGGAAGACTTAGCCAGGTGCTTGGAATATTCAACAGGCTTGTGTCATCCCCAAGTACTGATGAACAGGGCTTCTATGTGCTTAACACTGTGATTGAAAATCTTGACTATGGTGTCATTGCTCCGTACATGGTTCACATCTGGAATGCCCTATTTACACGCCTGCAAAATAAGCggactgtaaaatttgtcaagtcTCTCTTGATTTTTATGTCTCTCTTTCTGGTCAAGCACAGTTCTGCAAACCTTGTTGACACGATGAATGCAGTTCAACCCAATATATTCATGGTGATTTTGGAGCAGTTCTGGATTCCCAATCTTAAGCTAATCACTGGACCCATTGAGGTTAAATTAGCTGCAGTTGCCTCAAGTAGACTTATCTGTGAATCTCCTTCCCTTTTGGATGCTGCAGCTATTAGACACTGGGGAAAAATGCTGGATAGTGTTGTTACCCTTCTCTCACGGCCAGAAGAGGATAGAGTTGAAGATGAACCAGAGATGCCAGATATTGCAGAAAATGTGGGTTATACTGCCACCTTTGTCAATCTTTACAATGCTGGGAAAAAGGAGGAAGATCCTCTTAAGGACATAAAGGATCCAAAGCAATTTTTAGTTGCTTCACTGGCTAATCTTTCTGCTCATTCCCCTGGAAATTATCCCCAGATCATTAGTGAAAACCTTGAGCCAGCAAATCAAGCAGCATTATTGCAGCTTTGTACCACCTACAATTGCCCAATTGTCTGA